The following proteins are co-located in the Planctomycetota bacterium genome:
- the rfbD gene encoding dTDP-4-dehydrorhamnose reductase — MSGIRRILVVGAYGGLGRAWRSRLESGPEVVALGHADLDVTRRNDVLERVREIRPDVILNAAGVADVDACETDRWRAYLTNRDGAEHLARAAAEVGALVVYPSTDLVFDGTRATPYGEEDPPNPINVYGDTKLAGELAVMSHAPRYLILRAGWLFGPYGRNFLSDALDARETEEVVFVHDDQRGQPTYQLDFADATLELLRRGETGVWHVAPPDDATPYEAACVAFQMLGERSVSLRPRRQGFGARAALRPRYTVLDGTKLARAGIRLRPWREALKSFLGPKAVRRV; from the coding sequence TTGAGCGGCATCCGGAGAATCCTCGTCGTCGGCGCCTATGGCGGCCTGGGCCGGGCCTGGCGGTCCCGGCTGGAATCGGGCCCCGAGGTCGTCGCCCTGGGGCATGCGGATCTGGACGTCACGCGGCGCAACGACGTTCTTGAGCGCGTACGCGAGATCCGGCCGGACGTGATTCTGAACGCGGCGGGGGTGGCCGACGTGGACGCCTGCGAGACGGACCGCTGGCGGGCGTATCTGACCAACCGGGACGGGGCGGAGCATCTGGCCCGGGCCGCGGCGGAGGTGGGGGCGCTGGTCGTTTATCCTTCCACGGACCTCGTCTTCGACGGCACCCGCGCGACGCCCTATGGCGAGGAGGACCCGCCCAACCCGATCAACGTGTACGGCGACACGAAGCTGGCGGGGGAACTCGCGGTGATGAGCCACGCGCCCCGCTATCTTATCCTGAGGGCGGGGTGGCTCTTCGGGCCGTACGGCCGCAACTTCCTGAGCGACGCGCTGGACGCGCGGGAGACGGAGGAGGTGGTTTTCGTCCACGACGACCAGCGGGGGCAGCCGACGTATCAGCTCGATTTCGCGGACGCGACGCTGGAGCTGCTGCGCCGGGGGGAGACGGGCGTGTGGCACGTGGCGCCGCCCGACGACGCCACCCCCTACGAGGCGGCCTGCGTCGCCTTCCAGATGCTGGGCGAGCGGTCCGTGTCGCTGCGGCCCCGGCGGCAGGGGTTCGGGGCCCGCGCGGCCCTCCGGCCCCGCTATACGGTGCTGGACGGGACCAAGCTCGCCCGCGCGGGGATCCGGCTGCGCCCGTGGCGCGAGGCCCTGAAGTCCTTTCTCGGCCCGAAGGCGGTCCGGCGCGTTTAG
- a CDS encoding DHH family phosphoesterase → MKIYLLGRGHRLEQIRNALGLSKLNAVRVDGDPAQVRFDVPERSVAPGDLIIVAEFEEAPLRAVLDNLARQKLPAKVMVFTSLPSRPFAREYPNFLFRDEGLIYKNELRELQRRAAGQQKVETIRQIAQGRPFLTVIWGNPDPDAIASAYALSELVRDHARETAIAYMGEFTRPENAAMVNLLKIPMRKFSPSAIAPETIVATVDAQPSFFQLDGQLRFDIIIDHHPLTDLGPHRFADVRPTYGAASTILTEYYQASGARMTKKIATALFYGLKIDTGNLTRNVSDADVAAFRYLRVRADENLVRTIELSQLPVETLDYFAVAIANKKIARDTVFAYLGTIPNPDMCVHVADFFIKLTGISWVIVACRSKDRVVVVFRSDGLRKHAGRLAEALFLDYGSAGGHRTMARAELEVGRLVAELREPTDVAIEEWLLRRLAGKIRALSPFAAAAARPGV, encoded by the coding sequence ATGAAAATTTACCTCCTGGGGCGGGGGCACCGGCTCGAGCAGATCCGCAACGCTCTCGGCCTGAGCAAACTGAACGCCGTCCGCGTGGACGGGGACCCCGCCCAGGTCCGCTTCGACGTCCCCGAACGGTCCGTGGCGCCCGGCGACCTCATCATCGTGGCGGAGTTCGAAGAGGCGCCGCTCCGGGCGGTCCTGGACAACCTCGCCCGCCAGAAGCTCCCGGCCAAGGTCATGGTCTTCACGTCGCTGCCGAGCCGGCCCTTCGCCCGGGAGTACCCGAATTTCCTGTTCCGCGACGAAGGGCTCATTTACAAGAACGAGCTGCGCGAGCTCCAGCGACGCGCCGCCGGCCAGCAGAAGGTCGAAACGATCCGCCAGATCGCCCAGGGGCGCCCCTTCCTGACGGTCATCTGGGGCAATCCCGACCCGGACGCCATCGCCAGCGCCTACGCCCTCTCGGAACTCGTCCGCGACCACGCCCGCGAGACGGCCATCGCCTACATGGGCGAGTTCACGCGTCCCGAGAACGCCGCGATGGTGAACCTCCTCAAGATTCCCATGCGCAAGTTCTCCCCGTCCGCGATCGCGCCCGAGACGATCGTGGCCACCGTGGACGCCCAGCCCTCCTTCTTCCAGCTCGACGGGCAGCTCCGCTTCGACATCATCATCGACCACCATCCGCTCACCGATCTCGGCCCTCACCGCTTCGCCGACGTGCGCCCCACCTACGGCGCGGCCTCGACGATCCTGACCGAGTACTACCAGGCCTCCGGCGCCCGCATGACCAAGAAGATCGCCACCGCGCTCTTCTACGGCCTCAAGATCGACACGGGGAACCTGACCCGGAACGTCAGCGACGCGGACGTGGCCGCCTTCCGGTACCTGCGGGTGCGCGCGGACGAGAACCTGGTGCGGACGATCGAGCTTTCGCAGCTTCCCGTCGAAACGCTCGACTATTTCGCCGTGGCCATCGCCAACAAGAAGATCGCCCGCGATACGGTGTTCGCCTACCTCGGCACGATCCCGAACCCCGACATGTGCGTCCACGTGGCGGACTTCTTCATCAAGCTGACCGGGATCTCGTGGGTGATCGTGGCCTGCCGGTCCAAGGACCGGGTCGTCGTGGTCTTCCGTTCGGACGGCCTGCGCAAGCACGCGGGCCGCCTGGCGGAGGCGCTCTTCCTCGACTACGGCTCGGCCGGCGGCCACCGCACGATGGCCCGGGCGGAGCTCGAGGTGGGCCGGCTGGTGGCGGAACTCCGGGAGCCCACCGACGTGGCCATCGAGGAGTGGCTCCTGCGGCGCCTGGCCGGGAAGATCCGGGCGCTTTCCCCCTTCGCCGCGGCGGCGGCCCGTCCCGGCGTCTGA
- a CDS encoding sensor domain-containing diguanylate cyclase: protein MIQGLLDGVYNLIHEGRYEAALQAAKRLSIERLKENRRAEAALALAAAGHALCLLNSPSKARSFAHEAHDLAARAEDRRAAGYALAVGALARLRMGEYDAADALIDRALEALQKHPEDAATAFARLVSAELSITKEDFVEARVFAEDAFAAGASLDLPWVKARACLVKAVCEERTGNVPAALEILGRAEEELRRRSDAETYWLVKSALAHASLKAGQEKTAQAHRKAAAQVIEEIAAGLSPEGRERYLKSSAVVHALGGDPQSASGLWKVPVQIDAPRKTSPSSTDASLAALRPVLDVIKKINTELNLRKLITMILDTMIEFCNAQRGTIVIFEGDRFKIELSRDRSRQELPRGEVGVSRTVLKFVRDHGKRVVAEDASVDPRLRLIDSVQDQSLMSILCVPLRVKMRLIGAVYLDNPHVVGAFGPREIEIAEVLTDHAAIAIDNALLHIKSIHDALTNLFNHPHFEKRLEGEVARARRHGRPCGLLMMDLDDFKAINDTLGHEAGNEVLKGVARLLAATLRGADTVARIQERDAGPILARYGGDEFEIILPETPREGVRKVAERILQAVQKEEFRYGDRVLKLNLSIGGAVYPDDAESARDLLLKADEALYAAKRAGKNRVVLYEPPSPGKPSADAPAAPPTPPLS, encoded by the coding sequence ATGATCCAGGGCCTGCTCGACGGCGTCTACAACCTGATCCACGAGGGCCGCTACGAGGCCGCCCTCCAGGCCGCCAAGCGCCTCTCGATCGAACGGCTCAAGGAGAACCGGCGGGCCGAGGCGGCGCTCGCCTTGGCGGCGGCGGGCCACGCCCTGTGCCTCCTCAACAGCCCCTCGAAGGCCCGCAGCTTCGCCCATGAGGCCCACGACCTGGCCGCCCGCGCCGAGGATCGCCGGGCGGCCGGGTACGCCCTGGCCGTGGGGGCCCTGGCGCGGCTGCGGATGGGCGAGTACGACGCGGCCGACGCCCTCATCGACCGCGCCCTCGAAGCCCTCCAGAAACATCCCGAGGACGCGGCCACGGCGTTCGCGCGCCTGGTCTCCGCGGAGCTTTCGATCACCAAGGAGGACTTCGTGGAGGCGCGCGTCTTCGCGGAAGACGCCTTCGCCGCGGGCGCCTCCCTCGACCTCCCCTGGGTCAAGGCCCGCGCCTGCCTCGTCAAGGCGGTCTGCGAGGAACGCACCGGAAACGTCCCGGCCGCGCTTGAGATCCTGGGCCGGGCGGAGGAGGAGCTGCGCCGCCGGTCGGACGCGGAAACCTACTGGCTCGTCAAGAGCGCCCTGGCCCACGCCTCCCTCAAGGCGGGCCAGGAAAAGACCGCTCAAGCCCACCGGAAGGCCGCCGCCCAGGTCATCGAGGAGATCGCCGCCGGCCTCTCCCCCGAGGGGCGCGAGCGTTACCTTAAGAGCTCCGCCGTCGTCCACGCCCTGGGCGGGGATCCGCAGTCGGCCAGCGGCCTCTGGAAGGTCCCCGTCCAGATCGACGCCCCCCGCAAGACCTCGCCGTCCTCCACGGACGCGTCGCTGGCGGCCCTCCGGCCGGTCCTCGACGTCATCAAGAAGATCAACACCGAGCTCAACCTCCGCAAGCTCATCACCATGATCCTCGACACCATGATCGAGTTCTGCAACGCCCAGCGGGGGACGATCGTCATCTTCGAGGGCGACCGCTTCAAAATCGAGCTTTCCCGCGACCGCTCCCGCCAGGAGCTCCCGCGCGGCGAGGTGGGCGTCTCGCGGACGGTCCTCAAGTTCGTCCGGGACCACGGCAAGCGCGTGGTGGCCGAGGACGCCTCCGTGGACCCGCGCCTGCGCCTGATCGACAGCGTGCAGGACCAGTCCCTGATGTCGATCCTCTGCGTTCCGCTCCGGGTCAAGATGCGCCTGATCGGCGCCGTCTACCTCGACAATCCGCATGTCGTGGGCGCCTTCGGTCCGCGCGAGATCGAGATCGCCGAAGTCCTCACCGACCACGCGGCGATCGCCATCGACAACGCGCTCCTGCACATCAAGTCGATCCACGACGCGCTGACGAACCTGTTCAACCACCCCCACTTCGAGAAACGCCTGGAGGGCGAGGTCGCCCGCGCCCGCCGCCACGGGCGTCCCTGCGGGCTGCTCATGATGGATCTGGACGACTTCAAGGCGATCAACGACACCCTCGGTCATGAAGCCGGCAACGAGGTCCTCAAGGGCGTCGCCCGGCTGCTGGCGGCGACCCTCCGCGGCGCCGACACGGTCGCCCGCATCCAGGAGCGGGACGCCGGCCCCATCCTCGCCCGCTACGGCGGCGACGAATTCGAAATCATCCTGCCCGAGACGCCCCGCGAGGGCGTGCGCAAGGTCGCCGAACGGATCCTCCAGGCCGTCCAGAAGGAGGAGTTCCGCTACGGCGACCGGGTCCTGAAACTCAACCTTTCGATCGGCGGGGCCGTCTACCCGGACGACGCCGAGAGCGCCCGGGATCTCCTCCTCAAAGCCGACGAAGCGCTCTACGCCGCCAAGCGGGCCGGCAAGAACCGCGTGGTGCTTTACGAGCCGCCTTCACCCGGAAAACCAAGTGCGGATGCGCCTGCGGCCCCCCCCACGCCTCCGCTTTCGTAA